Genomic segment of Actinomycetota bacterium:
TGGAAGAGGGGCGTGCGATGCTCTCCGCCGCAGAGACAGGAGACGCGGTCCTCGCCGTCGGGCTGCCGTTGCGTTTCTCCCAGGCCAACCGGCTCGTGAAGTCCGCGATCGACAGCGACTTCCTTGGCGAGATCGAGTCGTTCTCCTTTCGCAGTGGTGTGGCGTTCGACTGGCCCGTCACGTCCACCTACCTCCTGGACCGCGACACAGCCGGTGGCGGCGCGCTCATCGACGTCGGAACACACGTTCTCGATCTCCTGTTGTGGTGGCTCGGCGACGTCAGCCACTTCGAGTACTTCGACGACAGCTGCGGCGGGGTAGAAGCAGAGTGCCGCCTCGACGCTGTCACCGAAAGCGGTGTGTCCGGGACGGTCGAGCTCAGCCGGACGCGCGAACTCGGCCAGACGGCAGTCATCACCGGCGATCAAACGGAGCTGGCGGTCGTGCTCGTCGAGAACCGCCTCCGTCTACGTCTGCGTGGAGGCCGAACGGTGATCTCGGGGCAGGCGGCGGTGGACGGTGCGTCTGCGGCGCCCCAATCCGTCGATGATCTCTTCGAGGCGGAGCACAGCGACTTCATCGCCGCAGTCGCTCGGCGTTCAGCTCCCGCCGTCGCTGGTGACGAGGCGCTTCGTTCGCTCGCGCTCGTTGAGGACTGCTACCGACAGCGACGTCCGCTTCGACTCCCGTGGACGATCTCGTGACCAGCACCGGGAACCTCAACCTGTCCGACGCCCGTGTGCTGGTGACAGGGGGTACGGGCTTCATCGGGGGGCGTCTGGTCGAGAAGCTCGTCGTCGCGCACGGCGCGCAAGTGCGAGTACTCACGAGACGGCCCCAAAGCGCGGTGCGCGTCGCTCGGCTTCCGGTGGATCTCTGCGTGGGGACAATCACGGACGAAGCGGCCGTGCGCACGGCGGTAGAGGGTTGCGATGTCATCCTCCACTGCGCGCACGATCCCGGCGCCCGGAGGCGGCAGCGTCAGCTCGCGACGCGAGCTGCGCGACACCTGATCGACGTTGCTTCCTCCACGGGCGTCCAACGCATCGTCCATATGAGCTCCTTGGCCGTGTACGGGCCGACTGCGGACGGCGACCTCACCGAGGAATCACCGTGGACGCCCATCCGGGACGACTACGTTCAGGCGAAACGGTCCGTCGAACGTCTTCTGCACCGCGCGCAGCGCGAACAGGGGCTCCCAGTGGTGACCCTTCAACCGACCGCGGTGTACGGGCCCTACGGCAAGGTCTGGACCGCCGTCCAAGTCCGGGACATGCAGGACGGGTTGATCCCACTGATCGACGGCGGGCACGGCCTCTGCAACGCCGTCTATGTCGATGACGTGGTCGATGCGATCGTCCTCGCCGCAACCACACAGGGGATAGAAGGCGAAGCGTTCCTCATTTCGGGACCCGAACCCGTGCCGTGGGCAACCTTCTACGGCGCCTTCGAGTCGATTCTTGGTGCGCGCAGAACGATCGACGTGCCACGGGCGGATCTCCCCCACCTCGCGCGCCTTGAGCAGCGACGGAGTCGGAGAGCCCTGCGGGAGTGGGTCGGCACCTCGATTCGGGGTTGGTTGCACGATCCGAACACCGTCGCGCTGGTGCGCGATCTGGCATCCGTGCAGCGCACGATCGACCTACTCGCCGCAACACTGCCCGACGAGCAGTGGGCTGCCCTGAAGCGACGTGTCTCCTCGGACGGTCGGTCGGGCCGCCCACCCAACCGCGCCACAGCGATGCCGCGGATCATCATCCCCAACGACATGCTCCTCAACCTCTACGTCTCGAAGACGCACGTGCGCATCGACAAGGCACGGACCCGCCTCGGATACGAGCCACGGTTCGACTTCGACCGAGGCATGCGATTGACAGGGGAATTCCTCCGCTGGTCGGGGATCGTCTGACCCGGCATCGACAGGTGGAACTCGGCGACGTCGATGGGCAGGCGTGATGCCGACACTTCCCGCCGCGCTGGGCAGGACGATATGGGGGCTGGGCGACCAGGCGGTGTCCAGCCTCACGAACTTCGCGGTCGGGATCGTGGTCGCCCGAGCGCTGGGCCCCGAGGGTTTCGGTGCTTTCAGCCTGGTCTTCGCCACCTACCTGATCACGATCAGTGTGGCCCGTGCGCTGGCATCGGAACCCTTGATCGTCCGCTACAGCGCCGCCTCGTCACAGGCCTGGCGCGGCGCGGCAGGACGCGCCACGGGGACGAGCGCGGCGATCGGCGCTGTCGCCGGCATTGCTTGCCTCGCGATCGGGCTCCTCTGGTCGGGACCCGTCGGGGCTGGCCTGTTGGGATTGGGTGTGTGCCTTCCGGGCCTGCTCGTCCAGGACTGTTGGCGCTTTGCCTTCATGGCGCGCGCCACGCCCCGTTCGGCTCTCATGAACGACTCGGTCTGGGCCATCGTGCTCGCACTGCTGCTTGGTGCTGTCCTCGCCACGGACGCAACGTCGGTGCTGTGGGCTGTCCTGGCGTGGGGCGGGGGGGCGACCGCGGCGGCGGCGGTAGGGGTGCTCCAGGCGTCTGTGCTCCCACGCCCGACGGCCACCCATAGATGGTGGGTCGAGCATCGCGACGTGGCACCGCAGTTCGCCGGCGAATCCGTCGCGCTCGCTGCGGCCACCCAGTTGAGTCTCTTCGGCATCGGTGCGGTGGCCGGCATCTCTGCGGTCGGAGCTTTCCGTGGGGGCCTCCTCCTCTTCGCCCCCATGCAACTGCTCCTGCTCGCCGCCCCGCTCGTCGCGGTCCCCGAGGCCGCCCGGGCACTGAGAGCCGGGGCCAGCCACCTGCGGATCGCTGCGCTGGTCGGGGTCGCACTATCCGCGCTGGCTCTCACCCTTGCCGTGTTCCTGCTGCTCCTGCCCGATGAGATCGGCAGGTGGATCCTGGGGGACACGTGGGACGCCGCACGTCCGCTTCTCGGACCGCTGACCCTTGCGGTGCTCGCAACCGCCGTACTCACCGGCCCCTTCGTCAGCCTTCGCGCGCTCGCGGCGTCCCGCCACAGCCTTCGGGCGCGGTCGGTCAACTCGGTCGCGGCGCTCGTCGCGGAGGTCGCAGGAGCTGCTGCGGCTGGAGCGATCGGTGCAGCGTGGGGTTCGGCGGCGGGGATGTGGATCGGCGCAGCCGTCTGGTGGCGCGAGCTTCGCGACGCGACCGCGAGTGACCGATATGCCCGGAGGATCCGAGAGGGAGCTAACCGAGATCCGACGGCTTGCTGATGAGGTAGCCGGCGACACCCAGATGGCGCAATCCCGACCGCCGCAGCACCTCGACGGCCTCGCGGGCTCCGGCCACGATCGGCGAACCGTGGAGGTTGAACGAGGTGTTCAGGACGGCGCCCCGCCCGGTGCGATCCCGGAAGGTACGGATGAGGCGGTAGAAGTCGGGGTTGTCCTCCTGCCGCACCACCTGCGGCCGTGCTGTCCGGTCGTAGGGCTGGATCGCTCCGGCGAGCTCGTCCGCACGGTCGGTCGTGTCGAACGTCATGATCATCCACGGCGCGAGCATCTTGCGCGGGTTGTGTATGTAGAGATGCTCCTCCTCCTCTAGGACTGCTGGGGCGAAGGGCATCCAGAAGTCGCGGCTCTTGATCATGTCGTTGATCTCACGCACAACGTCCTTGCGGGTCGGATCCGCGATGATCGAACGGTTGCCCAGGGCGCGAGCGCCGAACTCCATCCGACCACGCGCCCGAGCGACGACCTCTCCGTCGGCGACCATCTCTCCGATGCGCTCGTCGATCGCGTCCCCGAGGTAGGAGACCGCGTACCCGCGCTCGCGCAACGGCTCGATCTCGCGTTCCACGTCGGCGTCGGTGATCTCCGGGCCCCAGTACAGAGCACCCAGCGGGGCGATACGTTCAGGCCCGACCGCGGCCGCGTGGACTTGGTACGCGGCCCCGATGGAGTTCGTCTCGTCGCCACACGAAGGGAAGACGAACAGATCATCCAGCGCATCCAGCTCGTAGATGCGCTGGTTGGCCTTCACGTTCATGAAGACGCCGCCACCCAGGGCGACCCGCCGCACACCGGTCGCAGCGACAGCGTTCCGCACCCAGGTGACGAGGTGCTCTTCGGTGAACCGCTGCAGGCCTGCGGCGATCCAATCGAACCGGTGGCGTTCGAGGCGGCTGCGGAACTCCCGGTAGCAGCGGTCCATGGGGGGTGTCCGGCGAGCATGGGTCCAGGTCAACCCTGCATCCGCGTCGAAGCGCAACGTCCCACGGAACTGCTCGTAGCTGCGCTGGGCACCACGCTCGGGGGCGTACGGGGCCATCCCCATCAGCTTGTACTCGTGCTCGAGCGGGACCATGCCCATCAGCGCGGTGATCGTTGCGTACAGGCTGCCAAGGGAATCAGCGGCCTCGACGGTTGCGATCGGCTCATCCGTGTGACCGGCGCGCCCAACGCGGACGCTGGCAGACAGGCCGTCACCGTGCCCGTCCGCGGTCAGCACCAGGACCGGCTCATCCTTCCATCCCGAGCCGTGGTAGGCGGCAGCGGCATGCGCGGTGTGGTGGTCGACGAAGGAGACCCGGTCGCGAGACAGCCCGACACGGTCGACCTCCGAAAGCCGTTGTTCGCGACGCCGGCGGTGGGCAAGCCGAACCAGGGGGGTCGCTTGTGCGGCCCGGCGGACCCGCGATCGCAGTCGATGGGCCTCGTCGAGGGCGCGGATGAGATCTTCTCCGGTGAAGGCCCCCAGTATGTGCTGGGATGCGATCGCCACGTGGGTGACCTCGTCGGGATGCGTGCCGGACTCCTGGAGCACCCAACGGATCGACCGGTGCGGGAAGCAGAAGTGGTTCTTGATCCCCGACAGCCGCTCCTCCTGGATGGCTGCGGCGACCTCACCGTCCACGAGCAGGCATGCCGAGGCGTTGTGCTGATCGTTGATGCCGAGGATCTTCATCGACGTCCTGACGAGAGACGATGGCCGAGGTTATCTGTCCAACCCGCGGCGCGTGGCCGATACGGCCGGTAAGGTGCCGCGCCTTAGTGACGTCGCGAGGGCATGATGCGCGTTCTGGTAACAGGTCACGAAGGATACATCGGACAAGTCCTGGTCGAGGTCCTCGCCAACGCTGGCCACGAGGTCCACGGTCTGGATAGCGCTCTGTTCATCAACTGCACGCACGGACCACCACGGCCGCCGATCACCGCAGCCGAAGTCGACATCCGTGACGTCACGCGACGCGATCTGGACGGGTTCGACGCGGTCGTGCATCTGGCCGCATTGTCAAACGATCCCCTTGGCGATATCGAGCCGTTCCTCACCGATGAGATCAACCGGTGGGCGTCAGTGCGCTTGGCGTCCTTGGCGAAGGAGGCGGGAGTTCGCCGCTTCCTGTACTCCTCATCGTGCAGCGTCTACGGCGCAGGGAACACCGATGTCCTTCTCGATGAAGCGGCACCGATGCTCCCCGTAACCCCATACGCAAGGTCGAAGGTGCAGGTCGAAGAGGATCTCCTCGCGCTCGCCTCGGCGACCTTCGCGCCGGTGTGCCTGCGCAATGCAACCGTCTACGGCTGGTCTCCGCGCTTGCGCCTCGACCTCGTGCTCAACGACCTGGTCGCGAGCGCCTACCTGGAAGGCGTCGTTCGAGTGCTCAGTGACGGAACGCCGTGGCGTCCGCTGGTTCATGTTGAGGATGTCGCACGCGCCTTCCTTGCCGTGTTGGAAGCCCCCGCGGACGCGGTCCGTGGGGAAGCGTTCAACGTGGGGGACGAAGCGGGCAACCGTCAGGTTCAGGACATTGCCGAGGCGGTCGCTGAGGTCGTCCCCGGGAGCGAGGTGGTCATCACCGGCGAGCGGGGCTCGGATTCGCGAACGTACCGGGTCGACTTCTCGAAGCTGCGAAAGCATGTGCCATCGTTCCGCTGCACGTGGACGGTCCACGACGGGGCTGCTCAACTCCACGAAGCATTCCGCCGTGTCGGACTGACTCACGAGGACCATGCGAGGACCTTCCGGCGAGTGGAGTGGCTGAACGGTTTACGCGCCGCCGGAAGGGTGGATGACACGCTCCGGCCCCGGCGGCCAGAGACAGCGGGGGTGATCGCATGACCGTCACACACGACCTACGACCCCAAGACATCCCCGTGGTGATCCTCGCCGGTGGGCTGGGAACGCGCTTGCGCGAGGAAACCGAACGTCTGCCGAAGCCTCTCCTTGGGATAGGCGGACGTCCGATCCTGTGGCACATCATGAAGATCTACGGACACCATGGCTTCCGCCGATTCGTCATCTGCCTCGGCTACAAGGGCTGGGCGATCAAGCAGTACTTCCTCAACTACCGCGAACAGCACACCGACTTCAGCATCCGACTCGCCGACGGCACGCCCACCTACTACGGGCGGCCAACTGTCGAGGACTGGGAGGTCGTCTGTGCGGAGACCGGCCTCTACACCGGTACGGGCGGGCGGCTCTCACGGGTGCGCGACTACATCGACACGGACACGTTCATGTTCACGTACGG
This window contains:
- a CDS encoding Gfo/Idh/MocA family oxidoreductase; translated protein: MQAEPVRIAVVGCGAAAEILHLPRLAMRADCDLVALVDPQHDRARALAQRFGVPRIFASHRSLLDEDVDGALVAVPNHLHAAVSAELLHGGIDVLVEKPMARSVEEGRAMLSAAETGDAVLAVGLPLRFSQANRLVKSAIDSDFLGEIESFSFRSGVAFDWPVTSTYLLDRDTAGGGALIDVGTHVLDLLLWWLGDVSHFEYFDDSCGGVEAECRLDAVTESGVSGTVELSRTRELGQTAVITGDQTELAVVLVENRLRLRLRGGRTVISGQAAVDGASAAPQSVDDLFEAEHSDFIAAVARRSAPAVAGDEALRSLALVEDCYRQRRPLRLPWTIS
- a CDS encoding NAD-dependent epimerase/dehydratase family protein; translation: MDDLVTSTGNLNLSDARVLVTGGTGFIGGRLVEKLVVAHGAQVRVLTRRPQSAVRVARLPVDLCVGTITDEAAVRTAVEGCDVILHCAHDPGARRRQRQLATRAARHLIDVASSTGVQRIVHMSSLAVYGPTADGDLTEESPWTPIRDDYVQAKRSVERLLHRAQREQGLPVVTLQPTAVYGPYGKVWTAVQVRDMQDGLIPLIDGGHGLCNAVYVDDVVDAIVLAATTQGIEGEAFLISGPEPVPWATFYGAFESILGARRTIDVPRADLPHLARLEQRRSRRALREWVGTSIRGWLHDPNTVALVRDLASVQRTIDLLAATLPDEQWAALKRRVSSDGRSGRPPNRATAMPRIIIPNDMLLNLYVSKTHVRIDKARTRLGYEPRFDFDRGMRLTGEFLRWSGIV
- a CDS encoding SDR family oxidoreductase, which gives rise to MRVLVTGHEGYIGQVLVEVLANAGHEVHGLDSALFINCTHGPPRPPITAAEVDIRDVTRRDLDGFDAVVHLAALSNDPLGDIEPFLTDEINRWASVRLASLAKEAGVRRFLYSSSCSVYGAGNTDVLLDEAAPMLPVTPYARSKVQVEEDLLALASATFAPVCLRNATVYGWSPRLRLDLVLNDLVASAYLEGVVRVLSDGTPWRPLVHVEDVARAFLAVLEAPADAVRGEAFNVGDEAGNRQVQDIAEAVAEVVPGSEVVITGERGSDSRTYRVDFSKLRKHVPSFRCTWTVHDGAAQLHEAFRRVGLTHEDHARTFRRVEWLNGLRAAGRVDDTLRPRRPETAGVIA
- the rfbF gene encoding glucose-1-phosphate cytidylyltransferase is translated as MTVTHDLRPQDIPVVILAGGLGTRLREETERLPKPLLGIGGRPILWHIMKIYGHHGFRRFVICLGYKGWAIKQYFLNYREQHTDFSIRLADGTPTYYGRPTVEDWEVVCAETGLYTGTGGRLSRVRDYIDTDTFMFTYGDGIGSIDLPALLSHHRREGRIGTVTGVHPTSRYGEMMVDGHRVTEFNEKPTRPEGFVSGGFFVLSRGIFDYLSDDEDLFFESEPLQKLARDDELSVYPHESFWHGMDTYRDYSYLNDLWGSGDAPWKTWDD